The genomic stretch GGAGTACCATTACTTTGTATAGAACAACTTATGAAAGGTAAAACAGAAAGTTCTCTCTTTTATACTATGTATAGGGAAAAAGTAAGATTAATAGGAGATACCGTTACAATTTATACAGAAAAAAATAAGAGTGGTGAAGAAACAAAAAGTTTTTCAAAAAAAGAAGTCATAGAAGCCTTATATAGAAGGGAAGAATATGCAAAAAAAATATATTCAGAAAGTATACTATGTGAATATCTAGATAACCTATCTCCAAACGGTATGCCAAAATATTTAGAAATTTTAAAAGATAAAAAAATTGAAAATACTTATATAGATTCAGAAGTTTGGGAGGTAGATATTATAACAGATAAAATATCTATTTGGTTTCAGTTTGATAAAGAAAGATTACCAGAAAATGAAGTCATTATAAGTAGAGATACCCTTACAAAGGCTATGGAAAAATGGTATGAATTTCTACAAAAGAAGTTTTCAGAAGAATATGAAGAAATAATTGAAGTGTAGTTAAATTTAAAGAAAATAGGGAATTTAAAAATTTTAGACTACCTATTTTCTAAAATATGGAACTGTTACAGGAAATATACAAAATCTAACTATTGAAAGTAAAAAAAAATATATCAACAACAAAAAGAGAGATAATATATCTATTTATTATGAAAGTGCAGGACTAAAAATGGTAAAACCAAGTATTTAATTTTATAGCAAAAGTAATAGCTAGTTTAGAAATTTAAGCTAGCTATTTTCTTAATTAAAATAGAATTAAAAAAGGTTAAGAATGAAATTGAAGATATAGGAAATGTAATAGAAAATACTGTAAATCCACCAGGAGAAGATAAGAGGAATTTCTTTAAAAATCTAAGAGCACAAAGATGGAATACAAGCTTCTATAATGTAACAGGCTCAAGAATGGAAGAACTGAGTAGACAATAGCAGCAAGGTTAATAAATCTTAAAATTATAAGAGAGGGAGAGGGGAATCCACAATTAATAACAATTCTAAAAGGACAAGGAACAGGAAATATAGAAAAAATTCTAAAAAAAATAGAAGAAGATATAGAAAAAGATACTAAATAAGAAGGAGAAATTTATGAGAGGTCATGCGGTATATTTTTATATGTTAAAAGACGATTTAATTGAAAGTTTTAAAAGAGTTGAAGAAAAATTAGGGGGACTTCAATATGTTGTTCATACTACATATAAGGAACCAAAATTTGAAATATTTGACAGTATTGAAAAAATAACTGATATTGGGCTAATAACACCTATTGAACCTAATTATTTTATTGCATTAAAAAATGAAAAGTTCACAGTTGAAACTTTTTCAAAAAAGTAATGGTAATTGCAATTATTATGTTGAAGATAAACAAGGATTTTTACAATTTTTTCCTTCTGGAATATTTGAAAATTCAAATTGTATAAAACGTGGAGAGATAAACACAGTTTCAGAAACTGATTCAAGATTAATGTTATTTAAAGAGCTGAAAAAAAGTATATTAAAGAATTCTATGAAGATAAATAGAGGTATATCAACATATGTAGGTAAGTCAATTATTGAAAATAAAGAAAAATATAGAATTCCTTATGGAAGTCCAGCTTCTCCACCAGAAGAAGATTTTGATATAAGTGATATGGTTTGGAAAGAAAAAGGAAGAAAGAAGAAAGATTAAAATATAGGGTAGCCTATGAACTGACCTTAAAAAGTTGGATAAATTTAATTTAGCTTACTAATAAGGATAGACTTCTGTAAGAAGCAGAGGTCAATTAAAATAAACCACTTGCTATGTGAGTGGTTCAGAAAAGCCAAAAGGCTATAAAGTAATATTAGTTCTCCTTTGATATAATAAAGAAGGTCTGCCAAAACCAACTTAAATATTAAAGGAGGTCCTTATGGACAAAAATAGTTTAGCACATACAAAGTGGAATTGTAAATATCATATAGTATTATACTAAAATTAGAAGACAAGCATACCATGGAATAATAAGAGAAGGTGTTAAAAAATGATTAGAGTAAGAATTTCACAAATTCAAAAAGAGTTTAAATCAGATATAAGGGTGTTAATTGATCCATATACAGCTCTTTGGATAGAAATCTCTGATAATTCAAAAATAGAACCATTTTGGATAAATGATCAAAAAAATGAAGGAATATTGATAGTATCGAGGAACTTTAATACTAATAAAATATCTGAAATTATATTAATTGCTGCAAAAAATATAGAATATTGTCCTGAAATAAATGATATAAAGTTTAATAATCAAAATATTAAAATATTGGAAGGAAATCCTATTGTAAAAATAAAGAATAGGTATTTTCAAAAAGAACTTCTATATAATAACTTTAAAATATATTATTTAAAAGACAGTATAAAAATTCAATTTTTAGATATAGTAAATAATTATGACAGTATTTTAAAAAAAATTATAAAAATGGGTGATATATACTTTGAAACAAATAAAAATGGAGTCTTATTAAGTATAATATTAAGGAATTTACCCCAAAAAGTTATAAGAAATATGCTAGAAGTATTGGATAAAACCAAAATAGAAAATTTTTTGAAATTAAATAAAGAGGAAACTAAAAGTGGCTATACTATAATAGAGAATCCTTATCCTGCTCCATCAAAGTAATAAATAAATAGATTAATAAATTTAAAATCTATAATATTGGTTAAAATATTAAAGTCAGATATTATAGGACTTTTAATATAATTAATAAATTTTGATATTAAGTTTTAAGAAAAGTGTTAAACTTTGAATATAAACCTTAATGGGTAGTACAAAAGGTGGAAGTATAAGTATAGCACCAAATGGAATGCCTAATTCAATAAGTGCAAATTATTCACAAACTAATGGACAAAGAAAATATGTAGATGACCCTACAACTTTTATAATAGGAGAAGGAAGTAATCTAAAGGTAGGGAAAGTAGAAAATACAGCAGGAGCAATAGGAACAACTGGAAGTGGAAAATTATCAAGAGATACATTAAATAAATCATTAGGAGTGAAATAAATTATGAAAAGGGTAATATATAAAAAAGTAATAAATGAGAATAAAGAAAATAGGACAGAATTTTTGCTTATTAATTTTGATTATGAAGATGGGAATGATTATTTAGCAAAGATATTTAATAAAGAATTTAATATGAAAGTAGTAGAAAAGAAAGATTATATTTGGTTTAGTATAATTAAATTGTGTAAAAAAAACACTTGCTATGAATTATTGTGGCATGAAGATATAGGAAATATAATTTATTCACTTGAACAAGATGAAGACACAGTTAATGAACTTGAATTAAGGTTACAGAAAGTTCTAGATGTATTAAATATTAAAATACTAGAAAGTAATTAATCATACTGGAAATTTAAGAATAAAGGAACTGAAGAAAATTATGAAGTGTTCTAGTTAAGCAAAATTGTAATAGTGACATCTAATGATAAATGACAACTTCATTCAACAGTAGCTAATCAAATTAGACCTACTGATTCTAGTGGAAATATGTTTATGTTACAAAATAATTTAACAACAGGAGAAAGGTTATTTCAAGTAATAAATCCATCAGGTCAACTGATTTATAAAAAATCTTTGATACCTTATCCAGCAAGTGCTTTAATAGGAACAAGTTCAAGCTCTAAAATGTTAGTAGGAAATGGAGTAGTAAGTAAGCTACCATATAACCCTGTACTAAAATCTCCAATTAAATATCCTAATTTAAACTATGATGAAAATAAATTTCTAAATGATTATATGGGTAAAGAAATTCCAGGAAAAATAGTGTTTAAATATAATGATGTAAATAAATATGAATATAATGCTACTACCAATCCTGGTCCATTAGCAGAAAGTAAAAATCTACCAATAAATAATTTTTATGGTGGGTTGATTCTAATGGCGAAATAAAAATAAGAGGATTCGAAGCAGATAAATCAATATTGGATACAATGTATTATATTGAATTTCCAGAAGGAATACCTAAATATAAAGGGGAGGACCATTTCTTGGAGAATTAAATCAAGAACAATATTTTATTCCAAATTCAAAAAATTTTGGTAAAGTAATAAAAAGTTATCCTATTAAATAGCAAATGAAAGGAGCTATATAATTATGATATGGGAAAAATTAAAAAGTAGAAAAAATTTTGTAGAAGAAGATTTTATAGAACTTAGAGATTCAGTAAAAGAACTAATAAGTATTATTGAAAAATATAAAGATATGAGAAAAGATTCAGATGGATATATAAGGGAATTAAAAAAGTTTTTAGGAGAAGTTAATTTAACATTAGAAGAAAAAAAAATAACAGATAGCGAATTAAAAAACTTAAATTCTTTAGGAGAAAGTTATTTTAATTCACATATTAATAGTATTTCAGAATATGGAGTTTATGATAAAAATGATTTAGAAAAAACACATAAAGTTAACAGAGAAATAACAGTAGCAGTAAATAGATTTGGAAAAATTCTTTATAAGATTACAGAAAAAGTTATGTATCATATGATTTAGTGTAAAATAACTAATTTTAGAAAAATAAAAAGAATTAGTTATTCCTGTTGATAAAAAATAAAATAGTTGAATATAACAAGAGGTGAAAAAGAAAATGAATTTTTCAAAATTAAAAGATGCAGCAAATAAATTATTAGAATTTATGGAAAAATATGATTTAAATAATTATAATGAAAGATTAGTAAGAAAATTTCTAAAAGAGTTGATATATGTGATAGATATAGATGAAATAAATGATGTTAAAAAATATCAAGAAGTTAAGAAAATAATAGGCAGATTATATCCACCAAGAGGAGGCTTGAGAGAAATGTATGTAGCTGATAAAGATAGAGAGAAAATGAATAAAATAAATGATGAATTCGTAGAATTAAAGAAAAAAATCACTTTATTAGATTAACCAATAGAATTATTTTAAAAGTTATATAAGTTTGAACTGCAAAAGGTAGCAATATTAGTTCTATATCTAGAGTTTCATATCAGACAGGAAATAATTCTTTAGTATTATATAATAAATCAAAATTCTTACCTGTACCAGTAGCAACTAACTGAACTTTAGTAGTACAATTAACAACAAATAAGAAACTAGCAACTGTACCACTATTAACAGACGGAGCAAATAAAGTAAACCAAGTACAAATCACATTAATACTTAAAGCTAATATTGATAATATGGATTTATTAAAAGCGTTTAAAAGGGTAGAAGATGAAAAAAATTATTACTATTCAAAATTAACTACAACAATGGAGGTTGCAGGAGTAAAATTTAGATTTTTTCCATCAATAGAATATGCTTTAAATGAAAGAGCAGCTGAAGAATTACAAAAAAATCCATTGACTATGCCAATAGAAATGCAAGAACATATTTTTGGAGAAATAAAACATTTAAGAAATGGAACTATAAGAGCAACAGGAGGACATGCAGTTTCTGATCAAGTAAAGATAAGTAATATAACCAATATTCAATATAATAATGTTTTTCAAGCAAAAGTTGAGATATACGATCCAGATACAAATCAATATATATTAAAGTCAAATAATAACGGATTATCAACATTTTTTCCACCTTATTGGACAAAAGATAGAGTTTTAATAGAGGCAGAGTCTACATTTGGAAATAAAGTTCCTTATTCTGACCCAGATATGCTGCAAAAAGGTTTTGATGAAGGAAAGACAAAATCAGGAGTAAAAGTAGATATAGGTAGAAAAACTTTATACCCTCAAGAAAGACAATGAATCTATTTAAAGTAAAAAAGGAAGACAAACAATATGATATTAAAATTTTGTTATATAAAAAATATAAAAAAAGATATATTCCCCCATTGTGAAGCAGAAAAAAATATAAATTTTTATTTTACTATTTACATGATCCACATAGAACAATCTATAATAATTGGAGTATAAAATTTTTTAAATTTTCAAAAAAAGTTTTAGAAGAAAATTTACCAAGAGATCCTTCAGGAGAAGACACAGCAGTGGATGTAGAGGGAGATAAGGTAATAATGTATGATATATATTTTGATGGTGATGAACCAGATGAATTATTAGAAATAAAAAAAGAAGATTTAATCTATATTTTAGATAGATGGATAAAATTTTTAGAGAAACCAATAACAGATGAAAATTATGAAGAAATATTTGAAATGGAAGATCCAGTTGTAAAAGTTTTAAAAGATGATAAATATGTAATTATATAATGACTATTTATCAAATAGTGTTGATGAAAAAGTTTAGACTATGACCTGATATAATTAAGAGAATTTTTGAGGATAAAAACTTAGAAATTCTCTTTTTTATTAATACTAAATCACATTATTGTATAAAAAAATTAAGAACTAATTGAAATAATATCTGCTTGAATTAATATGCACTTTTTAAAATTACTAAAATTTAAATATCCAAATAGGAAGAAAAAGTTTTTTTATTTATAGTTTTATTTTATTAAGCAAATCAAAGTAAAGAAAAATAATTTAAAAAAAATTTATAAAATAAATTAGTTTTTCTTTCAAAATTTATTAAAGTATGATATTATATAGAGGAAAAGTTTATAATTTTAATTTAATTTAGAATGAGGTGATAAAAATTAATACTTATGTTGTAAAACCGCTTAGCTCCAAAAAGGAAAATATCTTTCTTATTTTGGCGTTTTTTATTTTAATATCAGTGGCAGCTATAGCCTTAAAAATAAGACAAAGAGTTGAATATAAAATAGATGTAAAAGAAGATGAAATAGTTTCTTATGAAGTTTTGAATAATATAGAATTAGGGATCTATTCTGATATTAAAAATTCTTTAGTAGATATTTCACAACTAAGAGGTGAACAAAACTCTTTACCTAGTGTAGACTTATTAGCTGAAGAAGAAATACCACCATATTTTAAAGATATTACTTGGGAGCAAAGAGGTGCAATGGAATGGACAACATTCAAGCATGATGGTGAAGACTACTTAATAGGTAGGGGTAATGGAAAAGTTGGAACTTTCTTAGTAAAGTTTAACAATGAAAATATGGATGAAAGCGATATACTCTATATGAAAGAAACACCAAGTTTTGATGATATAGAAAAGAACTTTGAAAAATATGAACATATTGCTAAAAAGATAGTTCCATTTACAGGTAGTGATGAAAG from Fusobacterium hwasookii encodes the following:
- a CDS encoding DUF5376 family protein, which gives rise to MKLKLCYKKVKFPPEIMLKKVIEPAMEAPKEDKTLNLFLSKLGKGVPLLCIEQLMKGKTESSLFYTMYREKVRLIGDTVTIYTEKNKSGEETKSFSKKEVIEALYRREEYAKKIYSESILCEYLDNLSPNGMPKYLEILKDKKIENTYIDSEVWEVDIITDKISIWFQFDKERLPENEVIISRDTLTKAMEKWYEFLQKKFSEEYEEIIEV
- a CDS encoding EndoU domain-containing protein, with translation MDLLKAFKRVEDEKNYYYSKLTTTMEVAGVKFRFFPSIEYALNERAAEELQKNPLTMPIEMQEHIFGEIKHLRNGTIRATGGHAVSDQVKISNITNIQYNNVFQAKVEIYDPDTNQYILKSNNNGLSTFFPPYWTKDRVLIEAESTFGNKVPYSDPDMLQKGFDEGKTKSGVKVDIGRKTLYPQERQ
- a CDS encoding DUF5376 family protein is translated as MDVEGDKVIMYDIYFDGDEPDELLEIKKEDLIYILDRWIKFLEKPITDENYEEIFEMEDPVVKVLKDDKYVII
- a CDS encoding DUF6162 family protein, yielding MIKINTYVVKPLSSKKENIFLILAFFILISVAAIALKIRQRVEYKIDVKEDEIVSYEVLNNIELGIYSDIKNSLVDISQLRGEQNSLPSVDLLAEEEIPPYFKDITWEQRGAMEWTTFKHDGEDYLIGRGNGKVGTFLVKFNNENMDESDILYMKETPSFDDIEKNFEKYEHIAKKIVPFTGSDERKKLTGE